One genomic segment of Mangifera indica cultivar Alphonso chromosome 6, CATAS_Mindica_2.1, whole genome shotgun sequence includes these proteins:
- the LOC123218655 gene encoding berberine bridge enzyme-like 26, whose translation MLLIFIFFISLGSITSYSGQENGFLLCFSSHLEHSNQTSQVLITRNSSDYSSLLRSSIRNARFLNTSTPKLPVFIVTPFHVSHVQSAVVCSEENDLQIRVRSGGHDYEGLSYVGEADVPFLMVDLFNLRSISVDIENESAWVESGSTLGELYYKIAEKSKLYGFPAGSCSTVGVGGHISGGGFGTMFRKYGLAADNVIDAKMVDVNGKILFRESMGEDLFWAIRGGGGASYGVILSWKLRLVPVPPAVTVFSVGHTLEQGASRLLQKWQTIGNELIEDLFIHAVLEVTEARSVRVSFLSLYLGEVRNLIPLMQESFPELGLMRENCSEMSWIQSVLYFAGFSIHDSLEVLLDRTTQFTGFSKAKSDYVKEPVSEAGLAGLYKMLLEEATSYLILTPYGGKMSEISDTEIPFPHRIGNLYKIQYLVTWDVEDGTEQHIGWIRRLYEYMKPFVSKAPRAAYFNYRDLDLGRNNNGNTSFEQARIWGLKYFKKNFRRLVLVKTAVDPGNFFRNEQSIPVFPLK comes from the coding sequence ATgttgttgatttttatttttttcatctctcttGGGTCGATAACTTCATATTCCGGTCAAGAGAACGGCTTTTTGCTATGTTTTTCGTCTCATTTAGAGCATTCTAATCAAACTTCCCAAGTTTTAATCACCCGGAATAGTTCTGATTATTCTTCTCTGCTGAGATCCTCCATACGGAACGCCAGATTCCTCAACACTTCAACACCGAAGCTTCCAGTGTTTATTGTAACTCCATTTCATGTGTCTCATGTCCAATCTGCCGTAGTCTGTTCCGAAGAAAATGACTTGCAAATAAGAGTTCGAAGCGGAGGCCATGACTATGAGGGACTGTCTTATGTGGGTGAAGCTGATGTTCCTTTTCTCATGGTTGATCTTTTCAATCTTCGATCAATTAGTGTTGACATTGAAAATGAGAGTGCGTGGGTGGAGTCTGGATCAACTCTGGGAGAATTATACTACAAAATTGCGGAGAAAAGTAAGCTCTATGGCTTCCCTGCCGGAAGTTGTTCCACCGTTGGTGTTGGAGGACACATTAGCGGCGGCGGATTTGGTACCATGTTCAGAAAGTATGGTTTGGCTGCTGATAATGTAATTGATGCTAAGATGGTGGATGTTAATGGAAAAATACTGTTTCGAGAAAGTATGGGAGAAGATCTTTTCTGGGCCATTAGAGGGGGTGGCGGAGCAAGTTATGGAGTCATTTTATCCTGGAAACTTCGTCTGGTTCCAGTTCCACCTGCCGTAACAGTTTTCAGTGTTGGACACACATTGGAACAAGGAGCAAGCAGGCTTCTTCAGAAGTGGCAAACCATTGGAAATGAGCTTATTGAAGACCTTTTCATTCATGCGGTGTTGGAAGTTACTGAGGCAAGAAGCGTTAGAGTTTCATTTCTGTCTTTGTATCTTGGTGAGGTTCGAAATCTGATACCTCTGATGCAAGAAAGTTTCCCTGAATTGGGTTTAATGCGAGAAAACTGCAGTGAAATGAGTTGGATTCAGTCAGTTCTCTATTTTGCGGGCTTCTCAATTCATGATTCTCTAGAAGTTTTGCTTGATAGAACTACGCAATTCACGGGGTTCTCCAAGGCGAAATCAGATTATGTGAAAGAACCCGTTTCGGAAGCTGGGTTGGCAGGCCTATACAAAATGCTTCTTGAAGAAGCGACGTCGTATCTGATTTTGACACCTTATGGAGGAAAAATGAGTGAGATTTCGGATACTGAAATCCCATTTCCGCACAGGATTGGGAATTTATACAAAATCCAGTATTTGGTAACCTGGGATGTTGAAGATGGAACAGAGCAACACATTGGCTGGATCAGAAGGCTTTATGAATATATGAAACCTTTTGTTTCAAAGGCTCCAAGAGCTGCATACTTCAACTACAGGGATCTTGATTTGGGAAGGAATAACAATGGAAATACAAGCTTTGAACAGGCAAGAATTTGGGGTTTGAAGTATTTCAAAAAGAATTTCAGAAGATTGGTTCTGGTAAAGACTGCTGTTGATCCTGGTAACTTCTTCAGGAATGAGCAAAGCATCCCAGTTTTCCCTTTAAAATga